In the Streptomyces sp. WMMC940 genome, ACTTGTCGTAGTCCACCGGCATGGTGATCATCTGGATGTCGCCGGGGCCGAGGCCCTTGAGGCGGTCGGCGAAGCCGATGAGCTCCTGGACGGAGTCGAGCTCGGAGTCGGGAGTGATCGCCTTGGTGGCGGTGTCGGCGAGGTCGTACAGCTTCTTCGGGTTGCTGAACACGCCGATGTCCTTGACCTGCTGGATCAGCGCCTTGATGAAGGCCTGCTGCAGCTGGATCCGGCCGAGGTCGCTGCCGGTGCCGACGGCCTTGCGGGTGCGCACCAGCCCGAGGGCCTGCTCCCCGCTGAGGGTGTGCGTGCCGGGTTCGAGGTCGAGGTGGCTCTTGGAGTCCCTGATCGCCTCGGTGGTGGTGACGTCCACGCCGCCGAGTTCGTCCACGAGCTTCTTGAAGCCGGTGAAGTCCACCTCCACATAGTGGTCCATGCGGATGCCGGAGATCTTCTCGACGGTCTTCACCGCACAGGCCGGGCCGCCGACCTCGTACGCCGTGTTGAACATGGCGCGGCGCTCGCCGGGAACGCCGTCGCCCCGGCTGTCGGTGCAGGGGGGCCGGTCGATCAGGGTGTCGCGGGGCACGGACACGACGGCGGCCTTCTTGTGGCCCTCGTATATGTGCACGATCATCGCCGTGTCGGAGCGGGCGCCGCCCTCGTCCCTGCCGTACTCGCCGTTCGCTCCGGCGCGGGAGTCGGAACCGAGGACGAGGATGTCCATGGAGCCGTTGTCGACGTCGTCCGGGCGGTCGGTGCCCAGCCGGCCGCTGATGTCGACGCCCTGGATGTTGCCGTCGAGCTTGAGGTATACCCAGCCGAGCCCCGACCCCCCGACGAGCACGAGCCCGGCCGCGGACCACGCGGCGAGCGTCGCGGCCCGGCGTCGCGCGGTGGGCTGCTTACGGCGACTGCCCGTACCGCGTATTCGGCCCTTGCTCTGGTCCGCCATGGCTCCCCCAGTCCTCGTAGGTCCCGTTACCCCCGGCCACGGTCTTCAGCCACGGTTTCATCCACCCTGTCAAGCTTTGTTACTCCACCTGTGAGACCGGCGAGGGGCAAGAAGGGTTGCACGGGGCCCTGAGAGGTCCATGAGAAGCGCATGGAGAAGGGCCTGTGCGCACCGAAGGGAATCGGTGTGCACAGGCCCTTGGTGACCTGCGAGGACGCTCCGGCCGGCCGGGGCCGAGGGCCCCTTTCACCGTGGACCGCCGCCGGGGCGTGTGGTGTACGTCCCACCGCGCCCGGCGGCTTCCGCCGGATCTGTTCGGGTTCGCACCCCTGGCGGGATCAGCCGAACAGGTTGTACGCCTGCCAGCCGCTGCCCATCGCCACGCGGGCGTTGAAGCCGCCGTTGCCCTTGCCCGGGTAGAGCCAGAGCTTGCCCGCGGTGTCGCGGGTCAGGACGTCCGCGTGGCCGTCGCTGTTGACGTCGCCGGTGGTGACGATGGCGTTCATGGCGCCGAAGGCGCCGACCAGCACGGGGGCCGCCCAGGGCTTGGTGGCGACACCGGTGCCCTTGTAGAGGTAGGTCTTGCCGTCGCTCTTGCGTGCGAAGACGTCGGCCTTGCCGTCGGCGGTGAAGTCGCCGTGGCCGCGGACCATCGTGAACGTGCCCCAGCCCGAGCCGACGGCGATCGGCGCGGCGAATCCGCCGTTGCCCCTGCCGGGGTAGACGCGCATGGTGCCGGCGGAGTCGACCGCGAGCATGTCGGGCAGCTCGTCGCCGGTGACGTCGCCGGGGGCGACGATCTGCTTGTGCTTGCTCCAGCCCTTGGCCACGAGCTTGGACGCCCAGTCGCCCTCGGTGCCGCCGGGGCCGGGCACGTAGTGGTCCCAGTACACGTCGCCGTTGCCGACGCGGTACAGCAGGTCCTGGTTGTCGTCCCGGTCCAGGTCGGTCTGGACCAGCAGGCTGACGCCCTTGAAGTTGCCCAGGTTGTGGGTGCGGGCGAGGCTCGTCACCTTGGAGTGCCAGCTGAACAGGGAGTTGTCCGAGGCACGGCGGGCGAGCAGGTCCGCGGTGTGGCCGTCGCCGCTCCAGTTGGTGTCGTCGACGCGCGACTGGATCGGCGCGGAGTACGTGGTGGCCTTGGCGTACACGCCGTACTTGCCGGCGGCCGAGCAGTTCTCGTCGCCCCAGGAGACGATGCCGGCGAGCTTGCCGCCGACGACCAGCGGGCCGCCGGAGTCGCCGTTG is a window encoding:
- a CDS encoding LCP family protein, whose translation is MADQSKGRIRGTGSRRKQPTARRRAATLAAWSAAGLVLVGGSGLGWVYLKLDGNIQGVDISGRLGTDRPDDVDNGSMDILVLGSDSRAGANGEYGRDEGGARSDTAMIVHIYEGHKKAAVVSVPRDTLIDRPPCTDSRGDGVPGERRAMFNTAYEVGGPACAVKTVEKISGIRMDHYVEVDFTGFKKLVDELGGVDVTTTEAIRDSKSHLDLEPGTHTLSGEQALGLVRTRKAVGTGSDLGRIQLQQAFIKALIQQVKDIGVFSNPKKLYDLADTATKAITPDSELDSVQELIGFADRLKGLGPGDIQMITMPVDYDKWDPNRVAPLEKQGEQVWTALRNDLPIPASATEGTADGQAEGIVK
- a CDS encoding trypsin-like serine protease, with amino-acid sequence MRLAVPAVAVIVALTGAGIAITGSGSAEAGETPQITAESQKPAQPSQGELRGRVIAAMKADAKNERSLIKQPDSAAAEETRSAPSARIIGGSTTTISTAPWMAQLHFSDAEGSYFCGGVVIAPTKVATAAHCVKGIKWYRDGAVVVGTDQMPTQKTDGSLDLHGGTLLGAYRQWHHPQYSPYTIDNDVAVLTLTSPVPSTVGTLPLAQPTDSALYQAGRDGKVYGWGRTSSTNPNSSSQTLKVADADIVSDASCAAAYPDGFIKGHMVCAGAAPTGEDATSETTCNGDSGGPLVVGGKLAGIVSWGDENCSAAGKYGVYAKATTYSAPIQSRVDDTNWSGDGHTADLLARRASDNSLFSWHSKVTSLARTHNLGNFKGVSLLVQTDLDRDDNQDLLYRVGNGDVYWDHYVPGPGGTEGDWASKLVAKGWSKHKQIVAPGDVTGDELPDMLAVDSAGTMRVYPGRGNGGFAAPIAVGSGWGTFTMVRGHGDFTADGKADVFARKSDGKTYLYKGTGVATKPWAAPVLVGAFGAMNAIVTTGDVNSDGHADVLTRDTAGKLWLYPGKGNGGFNARVAMGSGWQAYNLFG